In Nocardioides sp. JQ2195, a genomic segment contains:
- the yvcK gene encoding uridine diphosphate-N-acetylglucosamine-binding protein YvcK, with the protein MSPAEERGPRLPTSVVALGGGHGLHASLSALRRVTDDLTAVVTVADNGGSSGRLRGEFGVLPPGDLRMALAALCGDDEWGQTWAKVLQHRFASDGEMGGHVVGNLLIVGLWELLGGHVNGLEWVARLLDARGRVLPMATTPMDITAEVRGIDPSRPDDIDLVQGQVEIATSEGRVSAINLDPPAPEACPEAVDALQAADWIVLGPGSWYTSVIPHLMVPGLRRAIEESHGRVIVVLNLAEQAGETAGYLPEDLLEALLDHAPALKVHTVLADLNAVPDPDLLDRVVTDGGARLELADVAMDDGSPRHDPEKLAAAYVRIMTGV; encoded by the coding sequence GTGAGCCCCGCGGAGGAACGGGGGCCCCGCCTCCCCACGTCGGTGGTCGCGCTCGGTGGCGGCCACGGCCTGCATGCCTCCCTGTCAGCGTTGCGCCGGGTCACCGACGACCTGACCGCCGTCGTGACCGTCGCGGACAACGGCGGTTCGTCAGGTCGGCTGCGAGGCGAGTTCGGCGTCCTTCCCCCGGGCGACCTGCGCATGGCACTGGCCGCGTTGTGCGGTGACGACGAGTGGGGCCAGACCTGGGCCAAGGTCCTCCAGCACCGTTTCGCCAGTGACGGTGAGATGGGGGGCCACGTCGTGGGCAACCTGTTGATCGTCGGCCTGTGGGAGCTCCTCGGTGGCCACGTCAACGGGCTCGAGTGGGTGGCCCGCCTCCTCGACGCCCGCGGTCGGGTGCTGCCGATGGCGACCACGCCGATGGACATCACGGCCGAGGTGCGCGGCATCGATCCGTCCCGCCCCGATGACATCGATCTGGTCCAGGGCCAGGTCGAGATCGCCACCTCCGAGGGCCGGGTCAGCGCGATCAACCTCGACCCACCCGCCCCCGAGGCATGTCCCGAGGCCGTCGACGCGCTGCAGGCAGCCGACTGGATCGTGCTCGGACCGGGCAGCTGGTACACCTCCGTGATCCCGCACCTGATGGTCCCGGGGCTGCGCCGTGCGATCGAGGAGAGCCACGGCCGGGTGATCGTGGTGCTCAACCTGGCCGAGCAGGCGGGGGAGACGGCCGGCTATCTGCCCGAGGACCTGCTGGAGGCGTTGCTCGACCACGCTCCGGCGCTCAAGGTGCACACCGTCCTGGCGGACCTGAACGCCGTCCCCGACCCCGACCTCCTCGACCGGGTGGTGACCGATGGCGGGGCTCGTCTGGAGCTGGCTGACGTCGCGATGGACGACGGCAGCCCGCGCCATGACCCGGAAAAGCTGGCAGCCGCCTATGTGCGCATCATGACTGGTGTGTAA
- the rapZ gene encoding RNase adapter RapZ, translating to MSMPDPRPDHRGELVVVTGMTGAGRSTAAKELEDLGFFVVDNLPPALVPDVVRLVDQSAGTTQPIAVVVDVRSGSFFESLRANIAQQATGRRTTLLFLEADDNVLVRRQEAARRPHPLQAGGRLLDGLRREREVLGVLRGNADVLIDTTELNVHQLTDKVAEAFGAPEAMTLKITVVSFGFKYGIPVDADFVADMRFLPNPYWVPELRAMNGRSAEVADYVKSRPDAQEFLEAYLPVIQTASAGYLREGKRFLTVAIGCTGGKHRSVAMSEEIALRLSEQGYDTRVQHRDLGNE from the coding sequence ATGAGCATGCCCGATCCACGGCCCGACCACAGGGGCGAGCTGGTGGTGGTCACCGGGATGACCGGAGCCGGCCGGAGCACGGCGGCCAAGGAGCTCGAGGACCTCGGCTTCTTCGTCGTCGACAACCTTCCTCCGGCACTGGTGCCCGACGTGGTCCGGCTCGTCGACCAGAGTGCCGGCACGACGCAACCGATCGCGGTGGTGGTCGACGTACGTTCCGGCTCGTTCTTCGAGAGCCTGCGCGCCAACATCGCCCAGCAGGCGACCGGTCGTCGGACCACCCTGCTCTTCCTCGAGGCAGACGACAACGTCCTCGTCCGCCGCCAGGAGGCCGCGCGGCGACCTCACCCGCTGCAAGCGGGTGGGCGGCTGCTCGACGGCCTGCGTCGCGAGCGTGAGGTGCTGGGTGTCCTGCGAGGCAACGCCGACGTCCTGATCGACACCACCGAGCTCAACGTGCACCAGCTCACCGACAAGGTGGCCGAGGCGTTCGGCGCACCTGAGGCGATGACCCTCAAGATCACCGTGGTCAGCTTCGGCTTCAAGTACGGCATCCCGGTCGACGCCGACTTCGTCGCCGACATGCGATTCCTGCCGAACCCCTACTGGGTCCCTGAGCTGCGCGCGATGAACGGCAGGAGCGCCGAGGTCGCCGACTACGTGAAGAGTCGCCCCGACGCCCAGGAGTTCCTCGAGGCCTACCTTCCCGTGATCCAGACCGCCTCCGCCGGCTACCTGCGTGAAGGCAAGCGGTTCCTCACCGTGGCCATCGGCTGCACCGGTGGCAAGCACCGCAGCGTCGCGATGAGCGAGGAGATCGCCCTCCGACTCAGCGAGCAGGGCTATGACACCCGCGTCCAGCACCGCGACCTGGGCAACGAGTGA